The Anastrepha obliqua isolate idAnaObli1 chromosome 5, idAnaObli1_1.0, whole genome shotgun sequence DNA window CAAATGAAGTTAAAtgcaattttcgaccacttacCTTTGCCACTTCAGTTTGCGGAAAGCGTTCAAAttgcgaaatttcaaaaacggCTTCACATACTTTCTCACTGCTGCCTACCATAGCGCGCGCCAACACATTTTGCATGGAGGCGAATTGTAAGAGTGTAGAGCATTTCTCGAAATATGCTTTTTTTGCAATACCAGCGAAATTTATTAGCAGCAACAAACAGTAGGTATACTTTTCGATATCTTCTGGTGTGATTACATTAAATGGCAAATCTATTCGGGTAGTATTTAGGAGCGTGGCaaatattttgtcaaaatatGATTCCGTAATGCGCGATAGAATCAATTTTTCTGTCTTTGGCTGATGTAGTAGAGATAACAACAGCTGCAGAATGACAGATTTATGGCGTGCACTAGTTTCTGGTTTCTCCGATATAGCAATCAAGTGCACGATGTACGAAGGATCACGAGCAATACGTGCAGCAATTGATTCCTTGGGAACtgcaattgaaatatttataatataaaagtgaaatatttttctttaatagctCAATATGTACCCAAATTTATTAAACCGTTCAGTAAATCTACAGCATCAATGCCACACACTTCGGAGTCCAGCCACTTGCCCAGAAATTCGAATATTCTGGGCACGTTTGAATCAAGACTTATGACATTCTCTTTACCATTAGCTTCGGGAATATTGCTTAATTGCAATATATAAAGTATCAGTTGGAAAAGCAAGCCAAGACAGGTGTGTTTCTGCTTGGATATTTGCTCATCTGCATCCTCAGCGACGACACAGGACTCTAGTGCCTAAAAAATGAACATTAAATTATGGTtgcattatttataaaaaatataatggtTTAGCTACGTACATTAAGTATCCGCTCCACATCCTCACAATAATGTGTATAACTCAGCATTGAGTGGTTCAGACACGCATGGGATTCCGAGTCCaataaaaattctattataTGCCTCAAATGTGGCACATTCCAACTTTTGATACATTCCTCAGCTGCCGCAAATGTTGAACGTATAAATAAATCCAAGTCTTTCTGATTTGGCGTGTGTGTATCTTCACTAAGTATTATCAACATTTTACTAGCCAACATGCCATAACTTTGAATACGCTTTGTGAAATTCGATATATTCACTGAACGCAAAAATAGGAACATTACCACAAAATTCTTATAGCACAAATTGATTAAAACAGATAAAGCCAACTGTGCCAGCCCATCTTCATCTTCCTCAGCAGCCTGATATATGATATTTACAAGCTGCTCCAGAAGCACTATCAAATATGGTTCCTCCCAGCTAATTTGTATACCATAAGTTAAGTCTTGCAAAAGTGTCAACAGTTTTTGAACCTTTTCTTGTCCATGCGAACGCTTAAGCACAAACGCCAAAAGCGGCACAAAACGAAAGTCTTCTACCAACGCACGTCGTGCTGTTAGATTACGGCTAAGATGTTGTAAAAGCGTAACGCAAGCCCAAAGTGCATCGGAGTCGGCGGCCAAAGTGCCCATTACAGCGTGCAAGTCTATAAAGAGTTTCGAAGTTTCCAGCTGTACAGGATTAAATAGTTGCGGTTGCACGGTTGTGCTGAGAAGTGAAGCACTGCGGTTTAGGAGCGCTAATGATTCAATAGTTTGTTGGTTGCGATAATTTGTCGCATGCATACAAAAATCGCGTACATAGCTGAGCGCTTGTTGTGCTGCCGTGTCATTCGCAGGATCACCAAGAGTGGAGAAGCCGCTAACTGTAACACTACCGCTGACGTGTTTGGAAGGAGGAGCCATCGGATATTTTCGTTCGGGCgctaagaaattatttattggtttttatcgaagaattaaataaatataaaaatacaaagggcgcacaaaatcaaatcaaatcacataacaaaaaaccaacagaCGTACAAAGTTAGCGCCatactgtcaaaatttgaaagcCGAATGTGGGAAATGTGGAATGCATGACGTACAGGGTGACGCAAACATAATTTTAGGttattaatataacgtgtatcaTAATTTCAATAGTTATTACAGAatcaatttacgttctctggttaTTATCATATTGCAAATCTCTTATTGCTTATTTAAGATTAATTAAATATAGATTAAACTaaattatctgccgtttggagttgtCTGGAAACTccaggtcccttcatttgtggaacaacaagacgcacaccacaaatgagaggaggagcttggcgaaacacccaaaaagggtgtacgcgccaattatatgcaacgttattattatttaatataatatatcatcgtaaatttataaattttacttcgTTGAGTGCAGACACAGTGTTCTTCATATGCAATAAAATTCTAGATTACATGTTTTATTCGTACTGTACCTgggttatattaaaattttaatacgtACTGTTATTAGAAAGCAACCTTGtatgttttatttaagaaaataaaagatttaGTACATGtaatctcaaatttttttaagtaaatacgaTTACAGCAAAAAAAGCAAGTAAAACGTTGTTAGCCATTaggtaatatttacatatacttatacatttatgtatgcacataaaaatttatattcagcCTTCCACTTATACAGCCTAGCACTTAGGTAGATGATTTTACTCCATGGCTCGCCCCGTGGAATCATTGGAggttatgtatgtacttagtcctgccataagttctgttacaagttaagttcgTTATAgagataaaattattatacttttttcaatgaagttagttttatttaatgatgtaattaataaaaaaataataatttttgttcgaaatggtcaccattggTCTTTAAACGTTTAGGGCATTCAGCTCTTACAGCAcgcggtttccatggatattggcgTCGCTGTTCgaaccaaaaattgtttaagtctctccaaatttctgtgaggtcttcgacaagccatgttctctaattctgaccacaaactgtaggaCAATGAATTTAGATCTGCGGCTATTAACTCAGGAATATTGCTTCacaacgccttctaagacatcctcctggtacacttctGCCCCGGTCTTAATCTCTTTTTCGCAAAAATGcaagatgtaacgcctttacaagacactccccaccaaaccattgcgGAGGCTGGATGGGGGCCGTTCTGACCCCTTCGAACAGCATTTTTGGCGTCTTTAGAAATTTTACCTTAGATTTTgtagttttgcttattaaaaacttcttcaaccatgaaaattttctcatttgggaaaagaatattttcatgaccgttgaccgcgtgccaccgcaaatgctgcttgcatctgtcgagtctaattttcttcaagtgagttgtcgtttgttttgtattgcgaagggagctgacgtcagatttgtcaaaatcaaaaaacaaaaaaataaagtaactgttttggatAGGCAGCAGCTTCAGTATTCAGACcagctgatttttgtttttctttcgtcGTGTACATTAAGATGTCAGAACAAAATGAAATCGCGAATAGCCGTTCTATCTTACACTACTCCACTTTTTTCTGTCGTGGCATTCTAATATACAAATCGGTTTTGTTGGTCTAGTATCACCATCTTTAATAGATTCACCTTACTTATGATATTAAAGTGTGCAATCTTCTCTTCTATCATTCCCTGCTGAGAGGTAACACGGTGGACAAAATTCCGAAACCGTGGAATACATCAGGTCTTAAACcgactctcagcgattttgaagaaatcaaatGATTTTCCGACGTAACAGGGGATATGACAGCGATTTGTTTACGACAAAGGTTGGAGAGAACTGAGATTTTGTTGGTGTAGTGCGAAAAAATTATCGCAGCCATTCCTTAAGTTACtttgttgccgtctgaacaacggctGATTGGAAGAGTggaatggtgctcacactcaccaatgCATCGTAGTCCCGTTCCGCTGACCGTAggatacacaaaattgagcaacaCTTGTGCTGGTAGGAAGCAGCTGCTTTCCtttggttacatatttacacaatacattggtttgtgtgtgtttgtgtcttGTGGTATCGCCACattgttgccattgatattttggCATGCACACATCCACGTTAGCccttacaatttttcattgtttaataaaccaaatccaaaaacgaaaaatgcaaatagtttatttattttaaattaacattattcaaaattgttttgaagttatttgaataaaacttaaaatttctcTAAGTTTactttgtaaatgatttcgaaatgtactatttgccaacactgtgtggtgagagagcaatcagctgtcaCGATTGTACGGACACACTCCCACGCCAACCATCTGCGATACTACAGAACGGAGcggtggtgagaattcatttacatggtGCTCTCATTAGCACTCTCACCATCGCACACTTGACTGCTTGTGAAACTCACTCACAGGTGACTGTCGAAGAATAAGCACAATGCTTGCTTCGTATGGCTGAACCTAGTAATCTGAATTAGAATCCATTCGAATTAAACTGGAATGATAAAATACAAGATTACGCAGTTGTCGGTTGAATTTCGAGGATAATTTTGCCTTCATATTATTTTAGAGAGAACATGGCGAGAAATGAGAGAAAAGAGTCAAAATAGTAAGCTTTTGCacacaaaaatatatgtttagGTTAAGATTTGCTCtggtttttataaacaaaaacaaatgtttatgTTCGAAtttgcttgtaaacaaagaaaatgTGGGCAAAACTCAGCTCACCAAATATGTATACAAGGTGGcccaaaagtaaccttgcgatgttttttggctgtaatttaaaaaaaaaaaattaaaagctttgattcttcttttggattatttttatttggtcttttaatttttttttacatcaagtcgagaatatgatgtcatgtaaatggccgccgccacagttgattgccatttgaacccttttttatggtattttccattactttggccaaaacttccggcgataggtcctcacattcttgacggatattgcctttaagagctgcaagagtctgaggcttgttgacataaacccgcgacttcaaaaagccccacaaaaagaagtctggagcggtcaaatcaggcgatcttgctggccagtgcataTCTCCAAAATGGGAGATTacgcgcccgggaaatgcatccttcagcatatcggttgtggcacgtgcagagtctgccgttgcaccgtcctgttggaaccacatgttttccaattccatttcatcaagttgcggcaaaaagaactcgttgatcattgctctgtagcgctcaccattcacagtaaccgtttggcccgcgacgtcttcgaagaaaaaaggtccgatgactcctccagcgaaaacagcacaccatacagtgactttgagcgggtgtaatggcttttcgtgggttacacgcggattgtcagtgccccagaagcgtaaattatgcttatttacgtacccgctaagatggaaatgggcctcatcactcatgattatttttgatgaaaaatcatcttcctcttggtggtgatttaGGATGGCtggagcgtatgttagacgcaattggactttgtacggaaaaatcttcaaatcttgtaccaaaattcgctgtaaagaccgtcgactgatacccatttgcgtgcacgtcgtctggtcgatgtcgagggcgcttccatgacatcctcggctacagcagcaatattctctgcagaacggctactccggggtctgccacgcctggcaacATCttgtgttgtgccagtctcttcgaggcgagcggctaaacgtcgcagtgtttcaccagtaggcgttggacggcgaggaaatctgggacgaaattcacgttgtgctaaagtcaccgaccgattattggtcaaataaatagtcagcaatattccgcgttctggagcagtgtagcgtaacattgtttattcacgtgtatttcgcatgtgtttactgcacaaatgtcaaaacagaactgacattaggggccaatcgcaaaatttatagcattttctgataggaggattacttaagcgccacctgttatataattggcgcgtacaccctttttgggtgtttggccgagctctcttccttctatttgtggtgtgcgtcttgatgctgttcggcaaatggatggacctacagtttcaagccgactccgaacggcagatatttttatgaggagctttttcatggcagaaatacactcggaggtttgccattgcctgccgaggggcgaccgctaatagaaaaatatttttattaattttgatttcaccgagattcgaaccaacgttctatctgtgaattctgaatgataatcacgcaccaacccattcggctacggcggccgctcacCAAATAATGGTACCTTTTATATCCTCCACAACCTTTATGTTCTCCCAGCCATAAGAATTTAACGCTTTCTACTATTTTACTGTTTGATGTATCATTTCCGCACTTCGATTTTTAGCAACTATTCCGCTCAAAATTACAAACTAATCAAAACTGTttacttattaaaattaaatagtatACCCATTTGCAGTAATTCGAAATTGGCTGAGACTCCAAGTCAAGCGTGAATGAATGCGATTTGACGAGTAGCAAAAACTGTATGAATGTACACGTGCGTCggaataaccaaaccaaaagtAGAAACACTAAAACTTAGTAACCAAGCAAGCAACATGTGTCGTCTGtgcacacgtatgtatgtatgtagggaagtatgaatgtatatatgaACGTGCTTAATCACAAGCgcatgcatactcgtatatttgtaTTGGTGTACATTTGCTTGCAGCAAAGTGTAGCGTACGAGTAGCCGCTAAATTATCTCAATTGAGTTTTTAGGTGCTACATCTCTCAGCTCAGCGCAATCACTGCTAAATTTCATTTAACTAGAGCGCACaaagaaaactcaaatttaaaaaaaataatagaaaaaaaaaatttaactactgGGACGTCATCGTCAACTTGTCGGTCAACTGAACACTTTATTTGTGTCAttatgatatgtatgtatgtatgcgcttaCGAGTACAAGTGCATTGTCGTCCAAGAATTGTTGTGGGAGCgatttaaattttgtgattACTATTTAGAAAATTGTATGCTAAAAAACACCCAAGTAAACAAGCAAACAGGCAGGCGGGCAGACAGGCAAGCAAATACGCAGATTTGCGTTAATTTGGCTGACGTTGACTAAAAATTGTGCACTCGAAATGCTTTTGCCGCAGTTGTCGATGGACGGCGCGCGTGTAATGAACTCAATAGGTCGCAACATGCGATCCCAATGATAAGTGCCAGTGATAAGCCACTACGACGGAGTGTGAAAATTCAAGATAGGAAAAAACGAAAGTTCTATTGGGGCAAAGTTTCTATTCATTGTATGAATCCTTACATAATATATTCAAAGGATAAGAAACGGAAGGCAACTCAGTGAAGGGAAGCTTCCATATCAAGTTTAATTACTCATACGCACTGTTGTACAAATCCAAAGAATGAGctgtgattttttgaaatttttttgtttccacatACGTACAAAAGTAAGAAATAATTAAGTACATAAGAAATGAGATGAGATCCTAAAGTGCaaagctaatttttaaaattaataaaaataaataaattttgtccgAAAGCGGTTCcaagctaaaattaaaaaaaactatacaaatacTGCCATAAAATAaaggattaaataaaaaaataaaaaatatacacaaattcCAATTTTCCAATACTTTTTCGTCACGCCGACAGGAAAAAGACACATCAcaattgagtattttttttaaactaaccaACTCCACATTCTCGAAATGTTCAGCCGCAGCAATTCGCATCCTGGCAATGCACCAAATGATGCATACACGCAAGGGTATACCAACACTACGCCAGTCAAGCCCAAAGAGACCGCTTCAAAAGCTCCCGAACGTGATTCTGATCGTGGCCATTGGGGTTCGAAAACTGAGTTTATCTTATCCTGCATTGGCTATGCGGTTGGCATTGGCAATGTGTGGCGTTTTCCTTATCTGTGCTATCGCAGTGGAGGAGGTGAGTGTgtgctttgaaaataaatattccaaatatatCTATGCAATGAAAAGAAATACTCatcaaaaagcaataaaaaaatataaataaaaaaagtgaatttaaaGGATGCACAAGTaagaaagtgtgaaaaaattaaaactaaaacaaaaaaacaattattacaattatattgtataaacaaataatatattatgAACTGAATTGTATACACTCGTAAACGGGGTGATACCATagcaagtgatccaagtattttggatattatcgtcaatttaaaaaaaattggcttaTTTGTAGAATTGAGTATAAtaaaagtaaactaaaaaaatctgaaaaaatatataaaaattttgaaatttactttatGTTGAAAAGTGTTGCACaaagttttttgaagtgaaatgttttcggctttttttaatttttttatgataacatatataaaaaaattctgaaaaactaaaaaatttttgttaaaaatttttggaaaacattttttttattgtatgataatttatttaacatttatttttgataatttttcaaacACGTGCCCTTTTGAATTTCAGCAATAGTGAAATGCAGTACTCTAGCGCCGCAACAAGTATGCACAGCGCTTCGCTAGGGTGGTATTTTTCACTGATTCgcttgaatataactcgaaaattt harbors:
- the LOC129249361 gene encoding uncharacterized protein LOC129249361; amino-acid sequence: MAPPSKHVSGSVTVSGFSTLGDPANDTAAQQALSYVRDFCMHATNYRNQQTIESLALLNRSASLLSTTVQPQLFNPVQLETSKLFIDLHAVMGTLAADSDALWACVTLLQHLSRNLTARRALVEDFRFVPLLAFVLKRSHGQEKVQKLLTLLQDLTYGIQISWEEPYLIVLLEQLVNIIYQAAEEDEDGLAQLALSVLINLCYKNFVVMFLFLRSVNISNFTKRIQSYGMLASKMLIILSEDTHTPNQKDLDLFIRSTFAAAEECIKSWNVPHLRHIIEFLLDSESHACLNHSMLSYTHYCEDVERILNALESCVVAEDADEQISKQKHTCLGLLFQLILYILQLSNIPEANGKENVISLDSNVPRIFEFLGKWLDSEVCGIDAVDLLNGLINLVPKESIAARIARDPSYIVHLIAISEKPETSARHKSVILQLLLSLLHQPKTEKLILSRITESYFDKIFATLLNTTRIDLPFNVITPEDIEKYTYCLLLLINFAGIAKKAYFEKCSTLLQFASMQNVLARAMVGSSEKVCEAVFEISQFERFPQTEVAKQISKLTPYKSVGSTAGSTADGDQWQKFNSIMKSHKTFVGKEMEERLNALVDLISNAQRNNQLQNVAMSQIIEIFNYKSEMFSASESCMQRRLEIASQEITNLTQRINLQNAELQKYEMMNLELHVNQEGLQTQCQDLKQQKDNLKHNLASLMKKLSEQSESLQICEKRLTVKVSEVIVLQKENGELKEELTAKIKELEKMQTNAKENATRIEKLKKSIAAFELDIKEKSRIIEERERDLSKTQKLYEEQKEAKKKSDDVISVLEAQIQDKNEQIRNYELELSETEELRKTIMSLMESKKPKRKT